A single Pantoea rwandensis DNA region contains:
- a CDS encoding glutamine amidotransferase, with product MTHTRALPLALIQLEVPPPQVVAQIGEQPVWFIDALQLQPDDYVIVRPHLGEELPAFDRVSGAILSGSWAMVTDHADWSERTAAWIRGAMEAELPLLGVCYGHQLMAYALGGKVGDNPNGWERGLKTLTQQAQRDPWLATLPGEFQAWLSHRQSVISPPQHAVVLAQSELDGCQILRYSPQALSVQFHPEFTRDIMTACLPAGVCDDGAQVAGEDWSRELLRRFWLQTRPQPRVQAQGA from the coding sequence ATGACACACACCCGCGCGTTACCCCTTGCTCTGATTCAACTCGAAGTGCCGCCACCGCAGGTTGTGGCGCAAATTGGTGAACAACCCGTCTGGTTTATTGATGCGCTGCAACTGCAGCCTGATGACTATGTGATTGTTCGCCCGCATCTTGGCGAAGAGCTGCCGGCGTTTGATCGCGTCAGCGGCGCCATTCTCAGCGGCTCCTGGGCAATGGTCACCGACCACGCCGACTGGAGCGAGCGCACGGCCGCATGGATCCGTGGTGCCATGGAAGCCGAGCTGCCACTGCTGGGCGTCTGTTACGGCCATCAGCTGATGGCGTATGCGTTGGGCGGAAAAGTGGGCGATAACCCGAACGGATGGGAACGTGGATTGAAAACCCTGACGCAGCAGGCGCAGCGCGATCCGTGGCTGGCAACGCTGCCCGGCGAGTTTCAGGCATGGCTTTCGCATCGCCAGTCGGTGATTAGTCCCCCGCAGCACGCCGTGGTACTGGCGCAATCTGAGCTGGATGGTTGCCAGATTTTACGCTATTCCCCTCAGGCGCTGTCGGTACAGTTCCACCCGGAGTTTACCCGCGACATCATGACCGCCTGTTTACCGGCGGGCGTGTGTGATGATGGTGCGCAGGTCGCAGGTGAGGATTGGTCACGCGAGTTGTTGCGTCGTTTCTGGTTGCAAACGCGGCCGCAGCCTCGCGTGCAGGCTCAGGGCGCGTAA
- the exaC gene encoding acetaldehyde dehydrogenase ExaC: MRYAAPGEQGSLIILQSRYGNFINGEFVAPVNGHYFVNTTPINGSTIGEFPRSDKADVDNAVAAAQAAADAWGKTSPQARSLVLLKIADRLEEKLEYIAVNETWDNGKPVRETLAADLPLAVDHFRYFAGCVRAQEGTAAEIDEFTAAYHFHEPLGVVGQIIPWNFPLLMAAWKLAPALGAGNCVVLKPAEQTPLSITLFMEVIKDLVPPGVINVVHGYGKEAGEALASHPGIAKIAFTGSTATGGHILELAAKSLIPSTVELGGKSPNIFFEDIMDAEESFIEKAAEGVVLGFLNQGEVCTCPSRALVQESIYEPFMAAVMKRIKTIKRGDPLDTETMIGAQASQQQFDKILSYLEIAQQEGAQVLHGGGVEKIGEAFDSGYYIQPTLLKGDNSMRVFQEEIFGPVVGVLTFKDEAEALAIANDSIYGLGAGVWTRDINRAYRMGRAIKAGRVWTNCYHLYPAHAAFGGYKKSGIGRETHKMMLDHYQQTKNLLVSYSTQPLGFF; this comes from the coding sequence ATGCGTTACGCTGCTCCGGGAGAACAAGGTTCTCTCATCATTCTGCAATCGCGTTATGGCAACTTTATCAACGGCGAATTCGTTGCGCCGGTGAACGGTCATTACTTCGTCAACACGACCCCGATTAACGGTTCCACCATCGGCGAGTTCCCGCGCTCGGACAAGGCCGATGTCGATAACGCAGTCGCGGCAGCACAGGCCGCTGCGGATGCCTGGGGCAAAACTTCCCCGCAGGCACGTTCGCTGGTGTTGCTGAAAATCGCCGATCGACTGGAAGAGAAACTGGAATATATCGCAGTCAACGAAACCTGGGATAACGGCAAGCCGGTGCGTGAAACCCTGGCTGCCGATCTGCCGCTGGCGGTAGACCACTTCCGCTACTTCGCGGGCTGCGTGCGCGCACAGGAAGGCACCGCAGCGGAAATCGACGAATTCACCGCCGCTTACCACTTCCATGAACCGCTGGGCGTGGTCGGGCAAATCATCCCGTGGAACTTCCCGCTGTTAATGGCGGCGTGGAAACTGGCCCCTGCGCTGGGTGCGGGTAACTGCGTGGTGTTAAAACCGGCTGAGCAAACGCCTTTGTCGATCACCCTGTTTATGGAAGTGATTAAAGACCTGGTGCCACCGGGGGTCATTAACGTGGTGCACGGTTACGGTAAAGAAGCCGGTGAAGCGCTGGCGTCACATCCGGGTATCGCCAAGATCGCCTTTACCGGATCTACCGCCACTGGCGGGCATATTCTCGAACTGGCGGCGAAAAGCCTGATTCCGTCTACCGTTGAGCTGGGCGGTAAATCACCGAACATCTTCTTTGAAGACATCATGGATGCGGAAGAGAGCTTTATCGAGAAAGCAGCAGAAGGCGTGGTGCTTGGCTTCCTGAATCAGGGGGAAGTTTGTACCTGTCCGTCGCGTGCGCTGGTACAGGAGTCGATCTATGAGCCGTTTATGGCAGCCGTTATGAAACGTATCAAAACTATCAAACGCGGCGATCCGCTGGATACCGAAACCATGATTGGCGCGCAGGCGTCGCAGCAGCAGTTCGATAAAATCCTCTCTTATCTGGAAATCGCCCAGCAAGAGGGCGCTCAGGTGCTGCACGGTGGTGGCGTGGAGAAAATCGGTGAAGCTTTTGATAGCGGCTACTACATCCAGCCCACGCTGCTGAAAGGCGACAACAGCATGCGCGTCTTCCAGGAGGAGATCTTCGGGCCGGTGGTCGGTGTGCTGACCTTCAAAGATGAGGCAGAAGCCCTCGCCATCGCTAATGACTCGATTTATGGGCTGGGTGCTGGCGTCTGGACCCGTGATATCAACCGTGCGTATCGCATGGGACGAGCGATTAAAGCGGGCCGTGTCTGGACCAACTGTTATCACCTCTATCCGGCTCATGCCGCGTTTGGCGGCTACAAAAAATCCGGGATTGGCCGTGAAACCCATAAAATGATGCTCGATCACTACCAGCAAACCAAAAACCTGCTGGTGAGCTACAGCACGCAACCGCTGGGCTTCTTTTAA
- the fumA gene encoding class I fumarate hydratase FumA — MSNKPFYYQNPFPLAKDDTEYYLLSRDYVSVANFDGEEVLKVDPKALTLLAKQAFHDASFMLRASHQAQVAAILADDEASKNDKYVALQFLRNSEIAAKGVLPTCQDTGTAIIMGKKGQRVWTGGGDEAALSQGVYNTFIEDNLRYSQNAALDMYKEVNTGTNLPAQIDLYSVDGDEYKFLCIAKGGGSANKTYLYQETKALITPAKLKNYLVDKMMSLGTAACPPYHIAFVIGGTSAESTLKTVKLASTHYYDSLPTEGNEHGQAFRDVALEQELLKASQELGLGAQFGGKYFAHDIRVVRLPRHGASCPVGMGVSCSADRNIKAKINREGIWIEKLEDNPGRYIPEELRQQGEGEVVNVDLNRPMSDILAQLSSYPVATRLSLNGTIIVARDIAHAKLKERIDNGEGLPQYIKDHPVYYAGPAKTPEGYASGSLGPTTAGRMDSYVDLLQENGGSMVMLAKGNRSKQVTDACHKHGGFYLGSIGGPAAVLAQQSIKSLECVEYAELGMEAIWKIEVENFPAFILVDDKGNDFFQQIHNQCSACVK, encoded by the coding sequence ATGTCGAACAAACCCTTCTATTATCAGAATCCCTTTCCTCTCGCCAAAGATGATACCGAATACTATCTGCTGAGCCGCGATTACGTCTCAGTAGCCAACTTCGATGGCGAAGAGGTGCTGAAAGTCGATCCTAAAGCCCTGACGCTGCTGGCGAAGCAGGCATTCCATGATGCTTCATTCATGCTGCGCGCCTCGCATCAGGCGCAGGTTGCCGCGATTCTGGCGGATGACGAAGCCAGCAAGAACGACAAATATGTTGCCCTGCAGTTCCTGCGTAACTCGGAAATCGCCGCCAAAGGCGTGTTGCCGACCTGCCAGGACACCGGCACAGCAATCATCATGGGCAAAAAAGGCCAGCGCGTCTGGACTGGCGGTGGCGACGAAGCCGCACTGTCACAAGGCGTCTATAACACCTTTATCGAAGACAACCTGCGTTACTCACAGAACGCGGCGCTGGATATGTACAAAGAGGTCAATACTGGCACTAACCTGCCGGCACAGATCGACCTCTACAGCGTGGATGGCGACGAGTACAAATTCCTGTGCATCGCCAAAGGCGGCGGTTCTGCCAACAAGACTTACCTGTATCAGGAAACCAAAGCGCTGATCACCCCGGCCAAGCTGAAGAATTATCTGGTCGATAAGATGATGTCGCTCGGCACCGCAGCCTGTCCGCCGTACCATATCGCGTTTGTGATTGGCGGCACCTCAGCAGAAAGCACGCTGAAAACCGTGAAGCTGGCATCAACCCACTACTACGATTCGCTGCCGACCGAAGGTAACGAACACGGTCAGGCGTTCCGTGACGTCGCGCTGGAGCAGGAGCTGCTGAAAGCCTCACAAGAGTTGGGCCTTGGCGCACAGTTCGGCGGTAAATACTTCGCCCACGATATTCGCGTGGTGCGTCTGCCACGTCATGGCGCGTCCTGCCCCGTCGGCATGGGTGTGTCCTGCTCGGCTGACCGTAATATCAAAGCCAAAATCAACCGTGAAGGCATCTGGATCGAGAAACTGGAAGATAACCCAGGCCGCTATATCCCGGAAGAACTGCGTCAGCAGGGCGAAGGCGAAGTGGTGAATGTCGATCTTAACCGCCCGATGAGTGACATTCTGGCGCAGCTGTCATCCTATCCCGTGGCGACCCGCCTTTCGCTGAACGGCACCATTATCGTGGCGCGTGATATTGCCCACGCCAAGCTGAAAGAGCGCATCGACAACGGCGAAGGTCTGCCGCAGTACATCAAAGATCATCCGGTGTATTACGCAGGCCCGGCGAAAACCCCGGAAGGTTATGCCTCTGGTTCACTTGGCCCAACCACCGCGGGTCGTATGGACTCTTACGTTGATCTGCTGCAGGAAAACGGCGGCAGCATGGTGATGCTGGCAAAAGGCAACCGCAGCAAACAGGTGACCGATGCCTGTCATAAACACGGCGGCTTCTACCTCGGCAGCATCGGCGGTCCGGCAGCGGTGCTGGCGCAGCAGAGTATTAAGAGTCTGGAGTGTGTGGAGTACGCGGAACTGGGAATGGAAGCCATCTGGAAGATTGAAGTCGAGAACTTCCCGGCGTTTATCCTGGTGGATGACAAAGGCAACGACTTCTTCCAGCAGATCCACAATCAGTGTTCTGCCTGTGTGAAGTAA
- a CDS encoding flavocytochrome c → MNKLTPILNPLTLPKGAVLKNRLVMAPMTTCTGYFDGGVTSDLVEYYRVRAGSIGTVIVECCFIDNRGPAFPGALGIDSDNKIAGLAKIAHAIKSEGSKAILQIYHGGRMVEPALIGGKTPVAPSAIAAPRDGATKPQALTAEEVDVMITKFGDAVNRAIKAGFDGVEIHGANTYLIQQFYSPNSNQRDDKWGGSRDNRARFPMEVLEITHKMADRFAAADFIIGYRFSPEELEVPGIRWDDTMYLLEKLAARGLDYVHFSVGQLLRPSIVDTKDPTPLITKYLAERSATLAKVPVIGVGGVVNKEDAENALEHGFDLVAVGKACIAYPDWADRIIKNEHMELYIDSTKREALTIPEPLWRFSLVDAMIRDVSDGHRKYKAGVYQAKVEAEALKLKINVTLDTDRITDISLVPDPSLDVDFTSTFESLRERILVANSPHVDAITGATTQSEALKKAVSRALTTSSKEYVIEEGGNPNAPVNYDVVVVGTGGAGLAAAIQAHDDGARVVIIEKMPTIGGNTIKASVGMNAAETRYQKLKGIEDSKELFYEETLKGGKFKNNPVLLREIVEQAPEAIEWLAAKNIELCDITITGGMSIDRTHRPEDRSAVGGFLISGLVKNVNQREIEVLLETSVSEILVENGVVTGVKVVDEYNDSRILNAKSVIVATGGFSANREMVVKYRPELDGFVTTNHKGATGSGIAMLQKIGADTVDMGEIQIHPTVEQTTSYLISEAMRGGGAILVSQAGKRFYNEMETRDKVSAEIIALPEKSAWIVFDEQVRANNKAADEYIAKGFVISAPTPHDLAVKLNMDQEALQTTLGRYNEFVAKQDDEDFGRKTALRHPLNKGPYFAIRIAPGVHHTMGGVTINTDTAVLDAQKQVIPGAWAAGEVVGGIHGANRIGGNAVADIIIFGIKAGHNAAKLALGN, encoded by the coding sequence ATGAATAAGCTCACCCCAATCCTTAACCCGCTAACGCTGCCGAAAGGTGCGGTGCTGAAAAACCGTCTGGTGATGGCCCCGATGACCACCTGTACCGGCTATTTTGACGGCGGTGTCACCAGCGATCTGGTCGAGTATTACCGCGTACGTGCGGGCAGTATCGGTACGGTGATTGTTGAATGTTGCTTTATTGATAATCGTGGCCCTGCTTTCCCTGGCGCGTTGGGTATCGACAGCGACAACAAAATTGCCGGGCTGGCGAAAATCGCCCATGCGATCAAATCTGAAGGTTCAAAAGCCATTCTGCAGATTTACCACGGTGGCCGCATGGTGGAACCGGCGCTGATTGGTGGTAAAACCCCTGTTGCACCGAGCGCTATTGCTGCACCGCGTGACGGTGCCACCAAACCGCAAGCGCTGACCGCCGAAGAAGTCGATGTGATGATCACCAAGTTTGGTGATGCGGTAAACCGTGCGATCAAAGCCGGTTTTGACGGTGTTGAGATCCACGGCGCAAACACCTATCTGATCCAGCAGTTCTACTCCCCTAACTCCAACCAGCGCGACGACAAATGGGGCGGCAGCCGCGATAACCGCGCACGCTTTCCAATGGAAGTGCTGGAGATCACCCATAAAATGGCCGATCGCTTTGCGGCGGCAGATTTCATCATCGGTTATCGTTTCTCACCGGAAGAGCTGGAAGTCCCCGGTATTCGTTGGGATGACACGATGTATTTGCTGGAAAAACTGGCGGCGCGCGGTCTCGATTACGTGCACTTCTCCGTCGGCCAGCTGCTGCGTCCATCCATTGTCGATACCAAAGATCCAACGCCACTGATCACCAAATATCTGGCCGAGCGCTCTGCCACGCTGGCGAAAGTGCCGGTGATTGGTGTGGGCGGAGTGGTGAATAAAGAAGATGCCGAGAACGCGCTGGAGCACGGGTTTGATCTGGTGGCGGTCGGTAAAGCCTGCATCGCCTATCCGGACTGGGCGGATCGCATCATCAAAAATGAACACATGGAACTCTACATCGACAGCACCAAGCGTGAGGCGCTGACGATTCCAGAACCGCTGTGGCGCTTCTCGCTGGTGGATGCGATGATCCGCGACGTCAGCGACGGCCATCGCAAATACAAAGCCGGGGTTTACCAGGCGAAAGTCGAAGCCGAAGCGCTGAAACTGAAAATCAACGTGACGCTCGACACGGACCGTATCACCGATATCTCACTGGTGCCGGACCCCAGTCTGGATGTCGATTTCACCAGCACCTTCGAAAGCCTGCGTGAACGCATTCTGGTGGCGAACAGCCCGCACGTCGATGCCATCACCGGCGCCACTACGCAGAGTGAGGCGCTGAAAAAAGCGGTATCCCGCGCACTGACCACCTCCAGTAAAGAGTATGTGATTGAAGAGGGCGGTAACCCGAACGCACCGGTCAATTATGACGTGGTGGTGGTGGGTACGGGCGGTGCCGGTCTGGCGGCGGCGATTCAGGCGCACGATGACGGCGCACGCGTGGTGATCATCGAGAAGATGCCGACCATTGGCGGTAACACCATCAAAGCCTCGGTGGGCATGAACGCCGCCGAAACCCGCTATCAGAAACTGAAAGGCATCGAAGACAGCAAAGAGCTGTTCTACGAAGAGACGCTGAAGGGCGGTAAATTCAAAAACAACCCGGTGCTGCTGCGCGAGATTGTTGAGCAGGCGCCAGAAGCGATTGAGTGGCTGGCCGCGAAAAATATCGAGCTGTGCGACATCACCATCACCGGTGGTATGAGTATTGACCGCACGCACCGCCCGGAAGACCGTTCTGCCGTCGGTGGCTTCCTGATCAGCGGCCTGGTGAAAAACGTCAACCAGCGTGAAATCGAAGTGCTGCTGGAGACCTCCGTTTCAGAAATCCTGGTGGAAAACGGTGTCGTCACCGGCGTCAAAGTGGTGGATGAGTACAACGACAGCCGCATTCTCAATGCGAAGAGCGTGATCGTTGCCACCGGCGGTTTCAGTGCCAACCGCGAGATGGTGGTGAAGTATCGCCCTGAACTGGATGGCTTCGTCACCACCAACCACAAAGGTGCCACCGGTAGCGGTATCGCCATGCTGCAGAAAATTGGCGCGGACACCGTGGACATGGGCGAGATCCAGATTCACCCAACGGTTGAACAGACCACTTCTTATCTGATCTCTGAAGCGATGCGCGGCGGCGGGGCGATTTTGGTCAGCCAGGCCGGTAAGCGTTTCTACAATGAGATGGAAACCCGTGACAAAGTCTCTGCTGAGATCATCGCACTGCCAGAGAAAAGTGCATGGATCGTGTTTGATGAGCAGGTCCGCGCCAACAACAAAGCAGCCGACGAATATATCGCCAAAGGCTTTGTGATTAGTGCACCGACGCCGCACGACCTGGCGGTGAAACTCAACATGGATCAGGAAGCGCTGCAAACCACACTCGGTCGTTACAACGAGTTTGTGGCGAAGCAGGATGATGAAGACTTCGGTCGTAAGACGGCGCTGCGTCACCCGCTGAACAAAGGCCCGTACTTCGCCATCCGCATCGCCCCGGGCGTGCACCACACCATGGGCGGTGTCACCATCAACACCGATACCGCGGTGCTGGATGCACAGAAACAGGTGATTCCAGGTGCCTGGGCAGCCGGTGAAGTGGTCGGCGGTATCCACGGTGCTAACCGTATCGGTGGTAACGCGGTGGCGGATATCATCATCTTCGGTATCAAGGCCGGTCACAATGCGGCTAAACTGGCGTTAGGAAACTAA
- a CDS encoding anion permease, whose translation MNTQTTQSASPVVPPAAPGKKNRLIMLCLPIIVAVLLLLVPTPAGLEPYAWHFFAIFVGVIVGLIFEPLPGAVIGLTGVVVIVLFSQWVLFSPAELADPKFKTAAQSFKWAVSGFGNSTVWLIFGAFMFAAGYDKTQFGRRLALILVKYLGRRSLTLGYAITFADLLLAPFTPSNTARSGGTIYPIIANLPPLYGSKPNDPSARKIGSYLMWVAITAACITSSMFLSALAPNLLALALVKSVVGFEISWGMWFLAFLPLGVLLILTMPLLAYWLYPPEVKVNDEVPRWATAELAKLGKLSRNEILLLVFVVSALMMWIFAAAWIEPAMAALLVIVLMLWTGVLNWNDITSNKAAWNTFAWFATLVALADGLARVGFIAWLGKEGAQLLQGYDPQVSAVVLLVAFYLLHYLFASTTAHTTALLPAMLTIAASIPGINMPVFCLMMCVSLGVMGIITPYGTGPSPIYYGSGYLPTKDYWRLGTIFGAIFLIALMVIAYPWMVMMF comes from the coding sequence ATGAACACACAAACAACCCAGAGTGCCTCCCCCGTAGTGCCTCCTGCGGCGCCGGGGAAAAAGAATCGCCTGATTATGTTGTGCCTGCCGATCATCGTAGCGGTGCTGCTGCTGCTGGTCCCTACCCCTGCCGGGCTGGAACCCTACGCATGGCACTTCTTTGCTATCTTCGTTGGCGTGATTGTCGGGCTGATCTTTGAGCCGCTGCCCGGTGCGGTTATCGGCCTGACCGGCGTGGTGGTGATAGTGCTGTTCAGCCAGTGGGTGCTGTTTAGCCCGGCCGAACTGGCGGACCCCAAGTTTAAAACGGCGGCGCAGTCGTTCAAATGGGCAGTGAGTGGCTTCGGCAACTCCACCGTCTGGCTGATCTTCGGTGCCTTCATGTTTGCCGCCGGCTACGATAAAACCCAGTTCGGACGCCGCCTGGCGCTGATTCTGGTGAAGTATCTCGGCCGTCGCAGCCTGACGCTCGGTTACGCCATCACCTTCGCTGACCTGTTACTGGCACCGTTTACGCCCTCTAACACCGCGCGCAGCGGCGGTACCATCTACCCCATTATCGCCAACCTGCCGCCGCTGTACGGTTCAAAACCAAATGACCCGAGCGCACGTAAGATTGGTTCTTACCTGATGTGGGTTGCCATCACCGCTGCCTGTATCACCAGTTCGATGTTCCTCTCTGCGCTGGCACCTAACCTGCTGGCACTGGCGCTGGTGAAAAGCGTGGTGGGCTTCGAAATCTCCTGGGGCATGTGGTTCCTCGCCTTCCTGCCACTGGGCGTGCTGTTGATTCTCACCATGCCGCTGCTGGCTTACTGGCTCTATCCGCCAGAAGTGAAGGTCAATGACGAAGTGCCACGTTGGGCGACCGCTGAACTGGCGAAGCTCGGCAAGCTGTCACGCAATGAAATCCTGCTGCTGGTGTTTGTGGTCTCAGCATTAATGATGTGGATCTTCGCTGCAGCATGGATTGAACCGGCGATGGCTGCCCTGCTGGTTATCGTGCTGATGCTGTGGACCGGTGTACTCAACTGGAACGATATCACCAGCAACAAAGCGGCATGGAATACCTTTGCCTGGTTCGCCACCCTGGTCGCTCTGGCGGATGGTCTGGCGCGTGTGGGCTTTATCGCCTGGCTGGGTAAAGAAGGTGCGCAGCTGCTGCAAGGTTATGACCCACAAGTCTCGGCGGTGGTGTTGCTGGTTGCCTTCTACTTACTGCACTACCTGTTCGCCAGCACTACGGCGCACACCACTGCGCTGTTGCCTGCGATGCTGACCATCGCCGCCTCGATTCCGGGCATCAACATGCCAGTGTTCTGTTTGATGATGTGTGTATCCTTAGGTGTGATGGGTATTATCACCCCGTACGGCACCGGCCCAAGCCCGATTTACTACGGTAGCGGCTACCTGCCAACCAAAGATTACTGGCGTCTCGGTACTATCTTTGGCGCTATCTTCCTGATTGCTCTGATGGTTATTGCCTACCCATGGATGGTGATGATGTTCTGA
- a CDS encoding DMT family transporter, producing MAVRHFFLVLMVVSIWAFNNVAVKWGLLELPPLFLTWMRFVVVAIVLVPFCRITREQLPWLLTLAFTFGFMHFSLLFVGMRYTDAGTGAIVVQLGTPIAMLLAMLVLKEKLRLVQLFGIAVSLSGVAVLSGSPTIPAWWVLCILLCSAFGWAISNMIVKKSPPIKPLTLTGWISFLAVPIVGAASWLTESHQFYALSHAGWRGWFGILYSALASSIVAYTLWYWLLKKYNVNLIMPYSLLTPVLAVLMGVIVLGDSMNSFKILGASLVVLGTAIAVINLRNLRMHARFPRLRRR from the coding sequence GTGGCAGTGCGGCATTTCTTTTTGGTTCTGATGGTGGTTTCCATCTGGGCTTTCAACAACGTGGCGGTGAAGTGGGGATTGCTGGAACTTCCGCCGCTATTCCTTACCTGGATGCGTTTCGTGGTGGTGGCGATTGTGCTGGTGCCGTTCTGCCGCATCACGCGTGAACAGCTGCCGTGGCTGCTCACCCTCGCCTTCACCTTTGGCTTTATGCATTTCTCGCTGCTGTTTGTCGGCATGCGCTACACCGATGCCGGAACCGGCGCGATTGTGGTGCAGCTCGGTACACCGATTGCCATGCTGCTGGCGATGCTGGTGCTGAAAGAGAAACTGCGCCTGGTGCAGTTATTCGGCATCGCGGTCTCGTTAAGTGGTGTGGCGGTGCTGTCCGGCAGCCCAACCATTCCTGCGTGGTGGGTGTTATGTATTTTGCTGTGCAGTGCCTTTGGCTGGGCCATCAGCAATATGATCGTGAAGAAATCGCCGCCGATAAAACCGTTGACGCTCACCGGCTGGATCTCATTTCTTGCCGTGCCGATTGTCGGTGCCGCTTCCTGGCTTACCGAATCGCACCAGTTTTATGCCTTAAGCCACGCGGGCTGGCGCGGCTGGTTTGGTATTCTTTACAGCGCGCTGGCTTCATCGATCGTGGCTTATACCTTGTGGTATTGGTTACTGAAAAAGTACAACGTCAACTTAATCATGCCCTACTCACTGCTCACGCCTGTGCTGGCCGTTTTGATGGGCGTAATTGTGCTGGGCGACAGCATGAACAGCTTCAAGATCCTCGGCGCGTCTCTGGTGGTGCTCGGCACGGCCATTGCGGTGATCAACCTGCGTAATCTGCGCATGCACGCGCGTTTTCCGCGTTTACGCCGCCGTTAG
- a CDS encoding class I SAM-dependent methyltransferase gives MLASALTLMRAKANFVQQFIRNPRKMGSITPSSAALCRTMCDAASWDHSLRIAELGAGDGVLTRHILDRMSPQAQLDVFEISPDLVESLREWTDPRMQVRACSAEYLSGEYDVIFSGLPLLSLPPETREAILSAVHDVLGPRGVFIQFQYTSLTQPTLSRYFTWQRQRVLKNMPPAWVYRCTRHYAP, from the coding sequence ATGTTGGCTTCAGCCCTGACGTTAATGCGCGCCAAAGCGAACTTTGTTCAGCAATTTATTCGAAATCCGCGCAAGATGGGCAGCATCACGCCCTCCTCTGCTGCGCTGTGCCGCACCATGTGCGATGCCGCCAGCTGGGATCACAGCCTGCGTATCGCCGAACTGGGTGCCGGAGACGGGGTGTTAACCCGGCATATTCTGGACAGAATGTCGCCGCAAGCGCAGTTGGATGTGTTTGAGATCAGCCCGGATTTAGTCGAGAGCTTGCGCGAATGGACCGATCCGCGCATGCAGGTACGTGCCTGCTCGGCCGAATACCTGTCTGGCGAATACGATGTGATCTTTTCCGGCCTGCCGCTGCTGTCGCTACCGCCGGAAACGCGTGAAGCGATTCTGAGTGCCGTCCACGATGTGCTGGGCCCGCGCGGTGTATTTATCCAGTTTCAATACACCTCATTGACCCAACCTACTCTGTCACGCTACTTCACCTGGCAGCGCCAGCGGGTGCTGAAAAATATGCCGCCCGCCTGGGTTTATCGCTGCACTCGGCATTACGCGCCCTGA
- a CDS encoding CoA transferase, whose amino-acid sequence MDTQSAAALWQQLWQGLRGAEPLPALSFLQPDTFSSAFAVSELAATSIGLASQAVSDLLGQSAPVSVNVRLASRWFQHSLTPLNRPPAALWDPFAGDYATTDGWIRLHTNAPHHRAAMEQVLGQQADRAALAQQVSQWQAAALEQAVIEAGGCAAQMRSEQQWLQHPQGVAVSSEALIAQQATGDAPTPGWQLPLARPLLGVRVLDLTRIIAGPVATRFLASLGAQVLRIDPYGWEEPTLEEEITCGKRCARLDLKSRAGVGQLRDLIKHADVLVHGYRADALEKLGLDAESRRKLSPGLVDVSLNAWGWSGPWRNRRGFDSLVQMGCGIAEQGMIWRGNVQPTPLPVQALDHATGYMMAAAVLEGMRQRRENHVGWQARLSLARTARLLQQFGASPPPPQHGIAAQHGDALPTVEINAWGIAERLRAAAYLPGTPMICATPGVKLGSSVASW is encoded by the coding sequence ATGGATACTCAATCTGCTGCCGCATTATGGCAGCAACTGTGGCAAGGATTGCGTGGCGCGGAACCCCTTCCCGCGCTTAGCTTTCTCCAGCCCGATACCTTTTCCTCTGCGTTTGCCGTCAGTGAACTGGCCGCCACCAGCATTGGGCTCGCAAGCCAGGCAGTGAGCGACTTGCTCGGGCAATCGGCCCCGGTTAGCGTCAATGTGCGGCTCGCCTCTCGCTGGTTTCAGCACAGCCTCACGCCGTTAAATCGTCCTCCTGCCGCACTTTGGGACCCTTTTGCTGGCGACTATGCCACCACCGATGGCTGGATCCGTCTGCACACCAACGCCCCGCATCATCGTGCGGCCATGGAGCAGGTGCTGGGTCAACAAGCCGATCGCGCCGCTTTAGCGCAACAGGTTTCACAGTGGCAAGCGGCTGCGCTGGAGCAGGCTGTGATTGAGGCAGGCGGTTGTGCCGCGCAAATGCGCAGTGAGCAACAGTGGCTACAGCATCCACAAGGCGTGGCCGTCAGCAGTGAAGCACTGATCGCCCAACAGGCCACGGGGGATGCGCCCACGCCTGGCTGGCAACTGCCGCTTGCCCGTCCACTGCTGGGCGTACGCGTGCTGGATCTGACACGCATTATCGCCGGGCCGGTGGCCACGCGTTTTCTCGCCAGCCTTGGCGCGCAGGTTTTACGTATCGATCCTTACGGCTGGGAAGAGCCAACACTGGAAGAGGAGATCACCTGCGGCAAACGCTGCGCACGACTCGATCTCAAATCCAGAGCGGGCGTTGGGCAGCTGCGCGATCTGATCAAACACGCTGATGTGCTGGTGCATGGCTATCGCGCGGATGCGCTGGAAAAGCTGGGGCTGGATGCAGAATCACGCCGCAAACTGTCGCCCGGATTGGTGGATGTCAGTCTCAATGCGTGGGGCTGGAGCGGCCCGTGGCGCAATCGGCGCGGCTTTGACAGCCTGGTGCAGATGGGATGCGGCATCGCTGAACAGGGCATGATCTGGCGTGGTAACGTCCAACCGACACCGCTGCCAGTGCAGGCACTCGATCACGCCACCGGCTATATGATGGCCGCCGCCGTACTGGAAGGGATGAGACAGCGTCGGGAAAATCACGTTGGCTGGCAGGCACGCTTATCGCTGGCGCGCACCGCAAGGCTATTGCAGCAGTTTGGCGCGTCCCCGCCACCGCCGCAGCATGGCATTGCGGCACAGCACGGTGATGCCCTGCCGACAGTAGAGATTAACGCATGGGGGATTGCCGAAAGATTGCGTGCCGCTGCGTATCTGCCCGGCACGCCGATGATCTGCGCCACGCCGGGCGTTAAGCTCGGCAGCAGCGTAGCCAGCTGGTAA